From a single Photobacterium gaetbulicola Gung47 genomic region:
- a CDS encoding Outer membrane protein OmpK (COG3248), producing the protein MRKSLVALSVLAASAATAVNAADYSDDIHKNDYSWSQFNLMMAVDELPGESTHDYLEMEFGGRSGIFDLYGYVDVFNLTSDPGSDKANAEKIFMKFAPRMSLDAVTGKDLSFGPVQELYLATVMEWGGMSGVNSQKIGLGSDVMVPWLGKVGLNFYGTYDSNHKDWNGFQVSTNWFKPFYFFENGSFISYQGYIDYQFGMEDEYASASNGGAMFNGLYWHSDRYAVGYGLKAYKDVYGIKDTSAFKSSGVGHYFSVTYKF; encoded by the coding sequence ATGCGTAAATCACTAGTAGCACTAAGCGTTCTAGCTGCCTCAGCTGCAACAGCAGTAAATGCGGCAGATTACTCTGACGACATCCACAAAAACGACTACAGCTGGTCTCAGTTCAACCTGATGATGGCTGTTGACGAACTTCCAGGCGAGTCAACTCACGACTACCTAGAAATGGAATTCGGCGGCCGTTCAGGTATCTTCGACCTATACGGTTACGTTGATGTATTCAACCTAACTAGTGATCCAGGTAGCGACAAAGCTAACGCAGAAAAAATCTTCATGAAGTTTGCGCCGCGTATGTCTCTTGACGCGGTAACAGGCAAAGATCTGTCTTTCGGTCCTGTACAGGAGCTATACCTAGCGACTGTTATGGAGTGGGGCGGCATGTCTGGTGTTAACTCTCAGAAAATCGGTCTGGGTTCTGACGTCATGGTGCCATGGTTGGGCAAAGTTGGCCTTAACTTCTACGGTACTTACGACTCAAACCACAAGGACTGGAACGGCTTCCAGGTATCTACTAACTGGTTCAAGCCATTCTACTTCTTCGAGAACGGCTCATTCATCTCTTACCAAGGTTACATCGATTACCAGTTCGGTATGGAAGATGAATACGCATCAGCAAGCAACGGCGGTGCGATGTTCAATGGCCTGTACTGGCACTCTGACCGCTACGCAGTGGGCTACGGCCTGAAAGCGTATAAAGACGTATACGGTATCAAAGACACAAGCGCCTTTAAATCAAGCGGCGTTGGCCACTACTTCAGCGTAACTTACAAGTTCTAA